From one Leptospira stimsonii genomic stretch:
- a CDS encoding caspase family protein — MKSKLSAISVCLILFFATDAFAQKRYGLIFGSNYTGNKAGIPELNLCEADAKYLNDEIRRVGNFDEVKIILGKDVTKDNIEKEIKALGKKAGDDDTVLLYFSGHGAFQRDASAKNGMRNLIICYDRPHLQDDELNKYLEKVKSPKTVFIFDCCFSGGIAKKGKATRGSADVPIPEGSNGTVKQDSEDFFFQDKAIISSADDNQTAIEVGGSINHGIFTYNFGRALSTADLNKDNVVTALEAFFKSKDETVQMAKKFQHEQVPQISGNASGIFLSGKKNPEPPKPVDPPKPPPPSVEPDTDPVKPDPVQPVVTPQEPPVVPTNERGDLVLKTTIIQDRAYGLSDLPPDVLIFAKKKRKGNRNVKVFIDDQEFTSSVSASPSNFWGSVKRQGQLIPGNIYTISLSKVPAGVHKITIKADDYPEIQETFAVLPNKKNELVINASMSGFGAIQGKVFYKTLDNPVINQPIFMPTISSVTGIQKLNTDSEGNFWFTNLKPGDYEIKASFAEDLNLNNSMINVREGDVTKVDVILNVKMPSTKTKY; from the coding sequence TTGAAATCCAAGCTATCGGCAATCAGCGTCTGTTTGATTTTATTTTTTGCAACGGATGCATTTGCACAAAAAAGATACGGGCTTATTTTCGGTTCGAACTACACCGGCAATAAAGCAGGAATTCCGGAACTCAACCTTTGCGAAGCAGATGCAAAGTATTTGAATGATGAAATTCGAAGAGTCGGAAATTTCGACGAGGTAAAGATTATCCTCGGTAAAGATGTAACAAAGGATAATATTGAAAAAGAAATTAAGGCCTTAGGAAAAAAGGCGGGCGATGACGACACCGTTCTTCTTTATTTCTCAGGTCACGGTGCGTTTCAGAGAGACGCCTCCGCAAAAAACGGAATGAGAAACTTGATCATCTGTTATGATCGACCTCACCTCCAAGACGACGAGTTGAATAAATATTTAGAAAAAGTAAAATCTCCTAAAACGGTTTTTATCTTTGACTGTTGTTTTTCCGGCGGCATCGCGAAGAAAGGGAAAGCGACCAGAGGTTCAGCAGATGTTCCGATTCCTGAGGGAAGCAACGGAACTGTAAAACAAGATTCAGAAGACTTTTTCTTTCAAGATAAGGCGATTATCTCTTCCGCGGACGATAACCAAACCGCGATCGAAGTGGGTGGAAGTATCAACCACGGAATTTTTACCTATAATTTTGGAAGAGCTCTCAGCACGGCTGATTTAAACAAAGATAACGTTGTGACCGCCTTAGAGGCTTTTTTCAAATCCAAAGATGAAACCGTTCAGATGGCGAAGAAGTTTCAGCATGAGCAGGTTCCACAAATTTCAGGGAACGCATCCGGAATTTTTCTTTCCGGTAAAAAGAATCCGGAACCTCCGAAGCCTGTTGATCCTCCAAAACCTCCGCCTCCATCTGTAGAACCGGATACCGATCCTGTGAAACCGGATCCAGTTCAGCCTGTAGTAACTCCGCAAGAACCTCCCGTCGTTCCAACGAATGAAAGAGGGGACCTAGTTTTGAAAACGACGATCATTCAAGATCGCGCTTACGGACTTTCCGATCTTCCTCCCGATGTTTTGATTTTTGCGAAGAAGAAAAGAAAAGGGAATCGAAACGTGAAAGTATTTATCGATGATCAGGAATTTACTTCTTCCGTATCGGCTTCTCCTTCTAATTTTTGGGGTTCCGTGAAGAGACAGGGGCAATTGATTCCGGGAAATATTTATACGATTTCTTTGAGTAAGGTTCCTGCGGGAGTTCACAAGATTACGATCAAGGCGGATGATTATCCGGAAATTCAAGAGACGTTTGCCGTTCTTCCGAATAAGAAGAATGAACTCGTGATCAATGCTTCTATGAGCGGTTTCGGAGCGATTCAGGGAAAGGTTTTTTACAAAACCTTAGACAATCCGGTGATCAATCAGCCGATCTTTATGCCGACGATTTCCAGCGTAACCGGGATTCAAAAATTGAATACGGACAGCGAAGGAAATTTTTGGTTCACAAATCTCAAACCGGGTGATTACGAAATCAAGGCGTCCTTTGCTGAAGATCTGAATCTTAACAATTCTATGATCAATGTCAGAGAAGGCGATGTTACCAAGGTGGATGTGATTCTTAACGTGAAGATGCCTTCCACGAAAACGAAATACTAA
- a CDS encoding AsmA family protein, with the protein MKSLHRIQFFLYNNRIKFLAILLFQVLLLALFTILPILSRQDFYKDFILSEIEKSTGLEIQVDQSDLLLFPFPGIELNSVIVRKGDIIVGISDQIKIDISWFGLLGQKVEIRDIYISGGNINLHKSKDGSINLIEYLQKEKDDPELTRKSNTVRIFDPPSATIPTPFNPKEMLKIGLKNVHIENFYINYQDDTHTRTYGIYLWKSSFEISFYGDTLDVNLVGKLDGQSFQIYGNAGLDEFPTTLDKLEFQTTVIFDNCSLSIFRDLFFIFPKADFTKTVLNGTVQVKKSQYETINFNITAQAKYFAYKGGNPFGDIKLNLGIKLDIPNKKLEFPYMTLTWPGIVEGSAKGTVVWNQKTNASFQISANYLDYHSVFRFAKLFEFTTAFEDPKRPDGVFYFTADLRNVYVLKHRFPVLKADVKYSYPWVTISSFHAYIYNGEILGKSKINPFKSRFEVQGEAYRVFSDRILMPYVSERIINGNLFSNFNFVTEVGDRSTDFTADFFRNMEGSGNLQVLNGELLGYANFMVPVLNTLGKIISFSGIDGRKVEFTSLKSNFKIENNRFYFQNLKLQGNGLEADGKGSISFEKNVDVLINLRLGGNIVGKALKIPIIYRGVFKQSIPYVDPIWLGSVFAGSTILAPFFTPLGGPYGGGIAGSVVSEYVRDAWEGFKGLFSSKDEKKGK; encoded by the coding sequence ATGAAATCTCTCCATCGCATTCAATTTTTCTTATATAATAATCGAATCAAATTTCTTGCGATTCTTCTTTTTCAAGTTCTTCTACTTGCGCTTTTTACGATCCTACCGATTCTTTCCCGTCAGGATTTTTATAAGGATTTTATTCTTTCTGAAATCGAAAAGTCGACCGGTTTAGAAATTCAAGTCGATCAATCCGATCTTCTTCTATTTCCCTTTCCCGGCATCGAACTGAATTCAGTCATCGTCAGGAAAGGTGATATCATCGTAGGAATCAGCGACCAGATCAAAATCGATATTTCTTGGTTCGGATTGCTGGGACAAAAAGTCGAAATTCGAGACATTTATATTTCCGGCGGTAATATAAATCTTCACAAGTCAAAGGATGGCTCGATCAATTTAATCGAATATTTGCAAAAAGAAAAAGACGATCCGGAGCTTACTCGCAAATCAAATACGGTTCGAATTTTTGATCCGCCATCTGCCACAATTCCGACTCCATTCAATCCGAAAGAAATGCTCAAGATCGGTCTCAAAAACGTTCACATTGAAAATTTTTACATCAATTATCAGGACGACACTCATACTCGAACCTACGGAATTTATCTTTGGAAATCCTCATTCGAAATATCATTTTATGGAGATACGTTGGATGTAAACTTAGTCGGAAAATTAGACGGTCAGAGTTTTCAGATCTACGGAAATGCAGGTTTGGATGAATTCCCTACAACTCTGGATAAGCTCGAATTTCAAACCACTGTTATCTTTGATAATTGTTCCTTATCCATTTTTCGAGATCTATTCTTCATCTTTCCGAAAGCCGATTTCACAAAAACCGTCCTAAACGGAACAGTCCAGGTTAAGAAATCACAGTATGAAACGATCAATTTCAACATCACCGCTCAAGCCAAATATTTCGCATACAAGGGCGGAAACCCTTTCGGCGATATAAAATTAAATCTCGGAATTAAATTAGATATTCCGAATAAAAAATTAGAATTTCCTTATATGACTTTGACCTGGCCGGGAATCGTGGAAGGTTCGGCGAAAGGAACAGTCGTATGGAATCAAAAGACAAACGCATCGTTTCAAATTTCCGCAAATTATCTAGATTACCATAGCGTTTTCCGATTCGCAAAATTATTCGAATTTACAACCGCGTTCGAGGATCCCAAAAGACCGGACGGGGTTTTTTATTTCACTGCCGATCTGAGAAACGTCTATGTGCTAAAACATCGTTTCCCCGTTTTAAAGGCGGACGTAAAATACAGCTACCCGTGGGTAACAATTTCGAGTTTTCACGCATATATTTATAATGGAGAAATATTAGGAAAATCTAAAATTAATCCGTTCAAATCCCGCTTCGAGGTACAAGGAGAAGCCTATCGGGTATTTTCTGATCGAATTTTAATGCCTTACGTTTCGGAAAGAATCATTAACGGAAATTTATTTAGCAATTTCAATTTTGTGACTGAAGTCGGAGATCGCTCCACGGATTTTACGGCCGATTTTTTCAGAAACATGGAAGGATCCGGAAACCTTCAAGTTCTCAATGGAGAACTTTTGGGATATGCGAACTTTATGGTTCCGGTATTGAATACACTTGGTAAAATTATTTCTTTCAGCGGAATCGACGGTCGCAAAGTCGAATTTACTTCCTTAAAATCCAATTTTAAAATTGAGAACAATCGATTCTACTTTCAAAATCTAAAACTACAGGGCAATGGGCTCGAAGCCGACGGAAAAGGAAGTATTAGTTTTGAAAAGAACGTGGATGTTTTAATCAACTTACGATTGGGCGGAAACATCGTAGGAAAAGCGTTAAAAATTCCGATCATTTACAGAGGTGTTTTTAAACAGTCGATTCCTTACGTCGATCCGATCTGGTTGGGCTCCGTCTTCGCAGGAAGTACGATTCTGGCTCCGTTTTTTACTCCTCTTGGAGGTCCGTATGGTGGAGGAATCGCTGGATCCGTCGTATCGGAATACGTAAGAGATGCTTGGGAAGGATTCAAAGGTCTTTTTTCATCCAAAGATGAGAAAAAGGGAAAATAA
- a CDS encoding MutS-related protein — protein sequence MTSFSKIALLERRSGKLKRLHERVSILLSKLSLFRLLFFTAFVFWISIFYYLRSDYRFYLPSLLILFVFFFFVRRYKKTLSSRERIRLWQFVLEREVARIKIKGFGKKFGTRVSLENISPLARDLDLFRETGLFPWLDTTFTTNAEKKIVSLLDPNESTSLEFQRENVLHRQSIVKSISEKTLAIPKILRLASYLGENPDSSEIFRKTSPNLIQSDLASNLWERYPWLSKIYKPVTILVLALIPANILLGVPFPASVLFLNLILFGLYRSLSLEVFQQYYSLSGSIQGLQKILIYLKGLKIQDRNGKFLLQETSKEELRSAFEDLDRILKRVALTEAPLLHLILNNLFLYDLWILQRISKWRKKHSLLLERSVEDLIVFDSLVSFANLKWMFPDYCFPNILPDDSSVSISGIDIYHPLIPFDSKVPNVLDSVKEGDVVLITGSNMSGKTTYLRTIGVASILALAGAPAPASEFALPVLFIHTNMRNEDNLEEGISFFYAEVRRLSEIVRKIKDPNRPHLVLLDEILKGTNTRERSLACKGILKELKKNRVLGLVTSHDLELAKVEGVILKHFQEEILDGKMHFDYKIRDGLVETSNALRILIQEGMDLDFS from the coding sequence ATGACTTCTTTTTCTAAGATCGCATTGCTCGAACGTAGAAGCGGAAAATTAAAACGACTTCACGAACGAGTTTCCATTCTTCTCTCGAAACTTTCTCTATTTCGACTTCTCTTCTTCACTGCTTTTGTATTCTGGATTTCGATTTTTTATTATCTAAGATCCGATTATAGATTCTATCTTCCCTCCTTGCTGATTCTTTTTGTATTTTTCTTTTTCGTGAGAAGATATAAGAAAACTCTTTCTTCCAGAGAAAGGATCCGTCTTTGGCAATTCGTTTTAGAAAGGGAAGTAGCAAGAATCAAGATCAAGGGTTTTGGAAAAAAATTCGGAACGCGCGTTTCCTTAGAAAATATTTCTCCTCTCGCAAGGGATTTAGATCTTTTTCGCGAAACCGGCCTTTTTCCTTGGCTGGATACGACCTTTACGACGAACGCCGAAAAAAAAATAGTCTCTTTACTGGACCCGAACGAATCAACGTCTTTGGAATTTCAAAGAGAGAATGTTCTACATAGACAATCGATAGTAAAATCGATATCCGAAAAAACATTAGCAATTCCTAAAATACTTAGATTGGCGTCTTATCTCGGGGAGAATCCGGATTCTTCCGAGATTTTTCGAAAAACAAGTCCGAATCTCATCCAATCGGATTTAGCCTCTAACCTTTGGGAACGATATCCTTGGCTTTCTAAAATCTATAAACCGGTAACGATTTTAGTTCTCGCTTTGATACCTGCAAATATACTTTTAGGCGTTCCTTTTCCCGCTTCGGTTCTATTTTTAAATTTAATCCTATTCGGGCTTTATCGATCGCTCTCATTGGAAGTATTTCAACAATACTATTCGCTTTCTGGCAGTATTCAGGGACTTCAAAAAATTCTAATCTATCTCAAAGGATTGAAAATTCAGGATAGGAATGGTAAGTTTCTTTTACAAGAAACTTCCAAAGAAGAATTGAGATCAGCCTTCGAAGACCTTGACCGAATTTTAAAACGTGTCGCGTTAACGGAAGCTCCGCTTCTTCATCTGATTCTTAATAATCTATTCTTGTACGATCTTTGGATATTGCAGAGAATTTCGAAATGGCGGAAAAAACATTCTCTTCTTTTAGAAAGATCCGTTGAAGATTTGATCGTGTTCGATTCTCTGGTTTCGTTCGCGAATCTCAAATGGATGTTTCCTGATTATTGTTTTCCGAATATTCTTCCCGATGATTCCTCCGTATCGATTTCAGGAATAGATATCTATCATCCTTTAATTCCCTTCGATTCTAAGGTGCCTAACGTGCTCGACTCAGTAAAGGAAGGGGACGTGGTTTTGATTACCGGTTCGAACATGTCGGGGAAAACGACTTACCTTCGTACGATCGGAGTCGCTTCGATTCTTGCGCTTGCCGGCGCTCCCGCTCCCGCTTCCGAATTTGCGCTTCCTGTATTATTCATTCATACGAATATGAGAAACGAAGACAATCTAGAGGAAGGGATTTCCTTTTTCTATGCGGAAGTGAGACGTCTTTCCGAAATCGTTCGTAAAATTAAAGATCCGAATCGACCACACCTCGTTCTTTTGGATGAAATTCTAAAAGGAACAAATACACGCGAGCGTTCTCTTGCTTGTAAAGGAATTCTCAAAGAGCTCAAGAAGAATCGGGTGTTGGGACTGGTAACCAGCCATGATCTTGAGTTAGCGAAAGTGGAAGGGGTGATTTTGAAACACTTTCAGGAAGAAATCTTGGACGGTAAGATGCACTTCGATTATAAAATTCGAGACGGACTTGTGGAAACGAGCAATGCTCTTCGAATTTTGATTCAAGAAGGAATGGATTTGGATTTTAGTTGA
- a CDS encoding LIC_13387 family protein, which translates to MKPKILIRISSILMLIFTIGHSFGHFTRYNTVDLRAISTITAMQMTKIPMDGVDKTYDQFYSGMSLNLSITVFSLVILLWLLSNLESKHPKVVMKLLIPIFFCVFGFSITGFVYFFPAPTLISCLGALSILGSIFLLRKES; encoded by the coding sequence ATGAAACCCAAAATTCTAATTCGAATCTCATCGATTCTCATGTTGATTTTTACAATAGGTCACTCCTTCGGTCATTTTACTCGATACAACACGGTTGACCTGCGTGCGATCAGTACGATCACTGCGATGCAAATGACCAAGATTCCAATGGACGGTGTAGATAAGACCTACGATCAATTTTATTCGGGAATGAGTTTAAATCTAAGTATCACTGTATTCTCTTTGGTGATCTTACTTTGGCTTTTATCAAATCTCGAGAGTAAACATCCGAAAGTCGTTATGAAATTATTGATCCCGATTTTCTTTTGCGTTTTCGGTTTTTCTATCACCGGCTTTGTTTATTTTTTTCCGGCACCGACCCTGATCTCTTGTTTGGGAGCGTTGTCCATTTTAGGCAGTATTTTTCTATTAAGAAAAGAATCGTAA
- a CDS encoding ABC transporter ATP-binding protein, whose product MTSSNLLQVKNFSLDLLSENRWLPVLQNLTFEVKEGEILSLIGESGCGKSLTALALTRLIPSNISRVKSGEILYQGRDLLKLSPEELRKIRGKEISYVFQEPFAALNPLMKIEEQMIEAYLMHISSNRKEAVEKAEHLLSSVGITDIKQRLYSYPNQMSGGILQRISIAMALMCDPSLLIADEPTSAIDVTIQAQLVELLLNLQKQNRMSILFISHDFGLVGTIAHRIAVMYAGRIAELGGTDSVIDSPNHPYTIDLLRSIPSLAKSVHDLLPIQGIVPSPDQYPHGCHYSTRCRSVFNTCKESKPGLFSIESGEESHQSACFLSQKPDSN is encoded by the coding sequence ATGACGTCCTCGAATCTCTTACAAGTGAAGAATTTTTCCCTCGATCTTCTTTCTGAAAATCGCTGGCTTCCGGTTCTTCAAAATTTGACATTCGAAGTTAAGGAAGGAGAAATTCTTTCCTTGATCGGAGAATCTGGCTGTGGCAAATCATTGACCGCGCTCGCGCTTACAAGACTCATTCCTTCCAATATATCCCGAGTGAAGTCCGGAGAAATCCTTTATCAAGGAAGAGATCTGTTAAAACTTTCACCGGAAGAATTGAGAAAAATTCGTGGGAAAGAAATTTCTTACGTATTTCAAGAACCGTTTGCCGCGTTGAATCCTTTGATGAAGATCGAAGAGCAGATGATCGAAGCCTATCTGATGCATATTTCTTCCAATCGAAAGGAAGCCGTCGAAAAAGCGGAACATCTTCTTTCTTCGGTTGGAATCACCGACATCAAACAAAGACTCTATTCTTATCCGAATCAGATGAGTGGTGGAATTTTGCAAAGGATCAGCATCGCGATGGCATTGATGTGCGACCCTTCTCTTCTCATTGCGGACGAACCCACGAGTGCGATCGATGTAACGATTCAAGCCCAACTTGTGGAATTACTTTTGAATTTGCAAAAGCAGAATCGAATGTCCATCCTCTTTATTTCTCACGACTTCGGACTCGTTGGGACAATCGCGCACAGAATCGCAGTGATGTATGCCGGAAGAATCGCCGAACTTGGGGGAACTGATTCCGTAATCGATTCGCCAAATCATCCTTATACGATCGACTTACTCAGGTCGATCCCCTCACTGGCAAAATCGGTTCATGATCTTCTTCCCATCCAAGGAATCGTCCCTTCACCCGATCAATACCCGCATGGATGTCATTATTCCACGCGTTGTAGATCCGTGTTTAATACGTGCAAAGAAAGCAAACCTGGATTGTTCTCTATTGAGTCAGGTGAGGAATCGCATCAGTCAGCTTGTTTTCTTTCTCAAAAACCGGACTCAAATTAA
- a CDS encoding ABC transporter ATP-binding protein, translating into MIRIQDLTISFYSKSGFGFKKNRIAAVDGISLEIESNEILGLVGESGCGKSTLGRGLVKLLQPESGTIYFEDQEITSLPNSEFFPFRKNIQIIFQDPYSSLNPRMTISEILKEGLEIHEKLTEEEAQEKIKAILERVNLSSDILTRFPHEFSGGQRQRIAIARALILKPKFLICDESVSALDVSTGTQVLKLLVELKNEFGLSYLFISHDLGVVKSISDRIAVMYLGKIVEIGKTKDIVSSPAHPYTKALFQSTFDVYDRKKVRTPLKGEIPSTVNKPSGCHFHTRCPIAQDICKSEFPSWKNREADQKVLCHFPLERGK; encoded by the coding sequence ATGATTCGTATTCAAGACTTAACAATCAGCTTTTATTCCAAATCAGGTTTCGGATTTAAGAAGAATCGAATCGCGGCCGTAGACGGAATCAGCTTAGAAATAGAAAGCAATGAAATTCTCGGTCTTGTGGGAGAATCAGGTTGTGGAAAGTCCACACTGGGACGAGGGCTGGTAAAACTTTTACAACCCGAATCCGGTACGATCTATTTCGAAGATCAAGAGATCACTTCCCTTCCCAATTCCGAATTTTTTCCTTTTAGGAAAAACATTCAGATCATCTTTCAGGATCCGTATTCTTCCTTAAATCCGAGAATGACAATCTCCGAAATCTTAAAGGAAGGATTGGAGATTCACGAAAAACTTACCGAAGAAGAGGCGCAGGAAAAAATCAAAGCCATCTTAGAACGAGTCAATTTATCCTCGGATATTCTCACTCGTTTTCCGCATGAATTCTCCGGAGGCCAAAGACAAAGAATTGCGATTGCAAGGGCGCTGATCCTAAAACCTAAGTTTCTCATCTGCGACGAATCCGTTTCCGCGCTGGATGTTTCCACAGGAACTCAAGTTTTAAAACTCCTCGTCGAATTAAAAAATGAGTTCGGACTCTCCTATTTATTTATCTCCCACGATTTAGGTGTGGTAAAATCTATTTCGGATCGGATTGCCGTAATGTATTTGGGAAAAATCGTAGAAATCGGTAAAACAAAAGATATCGTTTCGTCGCCGGCACATCCTTATACCAAGGCGCTATTTCAATCCACATTCGACGTCTACGACCGTAAAAAAGTAAGAACTCCACTCAAAGGAGAAATACCGAGTACTGTTAACAAACCTTCCGGTTGCCATTTTCACACTCGCTGTCCGATCGCTCAAGATATCTGTAAATCAGAATTCCCGAGTTGGAAAAATCGGGAAGCCGATCAAAAAGTCTTGTGCCACTTTCCTTTGGAACGAGGAAAATGA
- a CDS encoding ABC transporter permease: protein MILSPILKKRFSKFRANRRAWYALNTLIISYAISLFAPLIATNQPLIVSYQGKWSYPVFSFYPESQFGGENLTPPNYKKLVLREDFQTGSNWILFAPVPYGYNEDNLESLEEGDTPPSAPNAKHWLGTDDRGRDVFTRVFYAYRNALSFGLILVFLELAMGTLIGGMQGYFGGKLDILMQRIIEILSAIPFLYLILIVGAFFGRGFGVLLVTYGALSWIGISYYMRGEFYKLKQLTYVDSAKALGVSSFRIMVRHILPNAITPLVTFLPFTLIGSISILSALDFLGYGIPAPNPSWGEMIGQGRERLSAWWLITFPSAALFLTILLTSFIGEGLRDSFDSREKAVYE from the coding sequence ATGATCCTAAGTCCGATTTTAAAAAAAAGATTTTCTAAGTTTAGAGCGAACCGTCGAGCCTGGTACGCTTTAAACACATTAATTATTTCTTATGCGATTTCATTGTTCGCTCCTTTGATCGCTACAAATCAGCCTCTGATCGTTAGTTATCAAGGAAAATGGAGTTATCCTGTTTTTTCTTTTTATCCCGAGTCGCAGTTCGGAGGGGAGAATCTAACTCCACCCAACTATAAAAAACTCGTACTCCGAGAAGACTTTCAAACCGGCTCAAATTGGATTTTATTCGCACCGGTCCCTTACGGTTACAACGAAGACAATCTCGAGAGTTTGGAAGAAGGTGATACACCTCCTTCGGCTCCGAATGCAAAACACTGGCTCGGCACGGACGATCGGGGAAGAGACGTTTTTACGAGGGTTTTTTACGCGTATCGCAACGCCCTAAGCTTCGGACTTATTCTCGTATTTTTAGAATTGGCGATGGGAACCTTAATCGGCGGAATGCAAGGTTACTTCGGCGGTAAGTTGGATATCTTGATGCAAAGAATCATTGAAATTCTTTCAGCCATTCCATTCTTATATTTGATTCTCATCGTTGGTGCATTTTTCGGGAGAGGCTTCGGCGTTCTTCTCGTAACCTACGGTGCGTTGAGTTGGATCGGAATTTCGTATTATATGCGAGGTGAGTTTTACAAACTCAAACAGTTGACCTATGTGGATTCTGCCAAAGCACTCGGTGTGAGTTCGTTTCGAATCATGGTAAGGCATATTCTTCCGAACGCGATCACACCTTTAGTCACTTTTTTACCGTTCACTTTGATCGGATCGATATCGATTTTGAGCGCGCTCGATTTCTTGGGTTACGGAATTCCAGCGCCGAATCCTTCTTGGGGTGAAATGATCGGTCAAGGAAGAGAACGATTGAGCGCTTGGTGGTTGATTACGTTTCCATCGGCGGCTCTTTTCCTGACGATTCTCTTGACCTCATTCATCGGAGAAGGTTTGCGCGATTCTTTTGATTCGAGAGAAAAGGCGGTCTACGAATGA
- a CDS encoding ABC transporter permease subunit, translating to MKKYFLKRFLLIIPTLLGMTFIVFLISHFAPGGPLETEIAKIRGYANAQGGSAKTISEEEIDIIKKRLHLDKPVGIAYLYWLKEILTFNLGESRLHSRQVTDLILEKLPVSLTFGLSGFLLSYLICIPLGISKALRNGEKFDITTSGIILIIYSIPAFAFAVLLLYTFASGELLSVFPLGHEVSDEYESLSTWEKIFDRIQHMFLPVICYVSGSFAVLTLLMKNSLLDQISKEYVRTALSKGFSFKDAIFKHAFRNSLIPIATGFGNNLSLVLAGSIIIELVFNIDGMGLMSFQAVTERDTELMMGLLLVQSFLSLVGNILSDFCYVLIDPRIQFE from the coding sequence ATGAAAAAATATTTCCTAAAACGATTTCTTCTCATCATTCCGACTTTATTGGGAATGACGTTTATCGTTTTTTTGATCTCTCATTTCGCGCCCGGCGGACCGCTCGAAACGGAGATCGCAAAGATCCGAGGTTATGCGAACGCACAGGGCGGAAGCGCGAAGACGATTTCCGAAGAAGAAATCGACATCATAAAAAAAAGACTCCATCTGGATAAGCCCGTCGGAATCGCCTATCTCTACTGGCTCAAAGAAATTCTAACTTTTAATCTTGGAGAATCCAGGCTTCACAGCCGTCAAGTCACGGATTTGATTTTGGAAAAGTTGCCCGTCTCTCTCACGTTCGGACTTTCCGGATTTCTTCTTTCGTATCTCATTTGTATTCCTCTCGGAATCTCGAAGGCACTTCGAAACGGAGAGAAGTTCGATATCACAACAAGCGGGATCATTCTAATCATCTATTCCATTCCCGCGTTCGCATTCGCGGTTCTTCTTCTTTATACGTTCGCTTCTGGAGAACTTCTTTCCGTCTTTCCCCTTGGTCACGAGGTCTCGGACGAATATGAATCTCTTTCCACTTGGGAAAAAATATTCGATCGAATCCAACACATGTTTCTTCCGGTAATCTGCTACGTCTCCGGTTCCTTCGCCGTTCTTACTCTTTTGATGAAAAATTCTCTTCTGGATCAAATCTCGAAAGAATATGTTCGGACTGCGCTTTCGAAAGGTTTCAGTTTTAAGGACGCGATCTTTAAACACGCGTTTCGAAATTCCTTGATTCCGATCGCCACCGGTTTCGGAAACAATCTCAGCTTGGTTCTCGCTGGATCGATCATCATCGAGCTCGTATTCAATATCGACGGAATGGGACTTATGAGTTTTCAAGCCGTTACGGAACGGGATACGGAACTGATGATGGGACTTTTATTGGTTCAGAGTTTTCTTTCTCTTGTTGGAAACATTCTTTCCGATTTCTGCTACGTTTTGATCGATCCGAGGATTCAATTCGAATGA